A DNA window from Camelina sativa cultivar DH55 chromosome 13, Cs, whole genome shotgun sequence contains the following coding sequences:
- the LOC104734468 gene encoding transcriptional activator DEMETER-like isoform X2, which yields MNSRADDPGDSYFRVPLENQTQKEFQLRGSWIPFTPKKPLQGTSSLIVDERVMHQDLNGVPPGGGFEERGFCKSGAVCDLNYAVQGMDQNVVYNSGSFIQRGSSQAGCTEFELDDLLDPVQTPFSFTSLLSGGDHLFQVRQYGTRACNKPLYNLNSPIRREVVGSVFESSFQSVPSTPSLCRTGEKNGFLEKIITTTGHEITDPKSDKMMKSIVDSSVVNSTEVTKENDGRRQDVLEFDLNMTPQQKPSKRKKKFMPKVVVEGKPKRKPRKPATQESMKSKETGSSKRKKAQMKNLKESTTKKQANVGHMSNKIPEVTLKSCRKALNFSLEESGDASQGDSVAEFVQSGSKSFSDIRDATGGTSGSFPDSATQIEQSNGLVASNQPLEASMGNPPEKLPRVLQENYTQLLARDQQPELLIGNQQPQFPVATHNTQFPMGSQQAWLQMKNQLIGFPFDNQKPPMTIRNQQPCLAMGNQQPMYLIGTPQPALVSENQQLGGLQGNKQPIFLNQQTCLPAGNRQYGSPAYMNQLVMSTGGQQDGLLIQDQQPGLLLRNQQPGSSMRGQQCCEPLMNQQPGTLKGFTHLNRMVAACMSSPGLRRHFQSQIPAKNLHAESVTRSLNGTAGTCQRSSTTGTLQQDIHLGNEYIPSHERSNGDYFDVCKKELSPVMAKLEEARGSKRQYHRAMGQVHNHDLNLAGRWPSLQRIAQSQDVEIQNSTTCGEYSDAKKKIKIQKIVHANLHGMPPEVIEVEDDPTDGARKDKNIASIIKTGPKAISCLVQKSADNEKFIVPKTPAKKGHAGRKKSIHPPSHASDIQLWQPTPPKTPSSRSKAKEKGRKSIPDTGKLKGPSRELKCEDSIGEIIYRMQNLTLGEKSRAQEQNALVLYRADGAVVPYESKKRKPRPKVDLDDETARIWNLLMGNREKGGDEEMDKKTEKWWEEERRVFRGRADSFIARMHLVQGDRRFSPWKGSVVDSVIGVFLTQNVTDHLSSSAFMSLAARFPPKLGSNREDETSIRSVVIEDPEGCILNLNVIPSLQEKIQNPSDKQVSEDDSGSKEQQRDCSNSGIERFDFLENSSQNLEEEVLSSQDSFDPAIFQSCGRVGSSSCSKSDAEFSTPSCETKTVSGSSQSVQTGSPNLSVEICLQENERPVLYERSSEVQIQETTNVVQKKPDLDKTMNCKDHLSFGQPSNDTNWQKKGPTNPFSSYEQSTIRQPHVLDIEDFGMQGEGLGYSWLSISPRVDRGKNRNVPRRFFRQGGSVPREYSGQITPSTPHELPVMGFSASASTHEVHQGDAQHQPHEMNKASHLQKTFMELLNSSEECLTRQSSTTQNITDGCPPRDRTPKDVVESNSINKEQTTVEYNETNATIVREMKGTLADGKKPTSQWDRLRKDVDGNEGRKERSKDSVDSIDYEAIRRASISEISEAIKERGMNNMLAVRIKDFLERIVKDHGGIDLEWLRDVPPDKAKDYLLSIRGLGLKSVECVRLLTLHNLAFPVDTNVGRIAVRLGWVPLQPLPESLQLHLLELYPVLESIQKFLWPRLCKLDQRTLYELHYQLITFGKVFCTKSRPNCNACPMRGECRHFASAYASARLALPAPDERSLTSSNLPAPPESFTPKAIPMMELPPPLEKSLTKGAPSNRGNCEPIIEEPSSPEQECTEITESDTEDAYYNEDPDEIPTIKLNIEQFGMTLREHMERNMELQDGDMSKALVALNPTNTSIPTPKLKNISRLRTEHQVYELPDSHPLLNGMDKREPDDPSPYLLAIWTPGETANSAQPPEQKCKGKASGKMCFDETCLECNSVREANSQTVRGTLLIPCRTAMRGSFPLNGTYFQVNELFADHDSSLKPIDVPRDWIWKLPRRTVYFGTSVTSIFRGLSTEQIQYCFWKGFVCVRGFEQKTRAPRPLMARLHFPASKLKNNKT from the exons ATGAATTCGAGGGCTGATGATCCTGGGGATAGCTATTTTCGAGTTCCTTTGGAGAATCAAACTCAAAAAGAGTTCCAACTCAGGGGTTCTTGGATTCCATTTACACCCAAGAAACCTCTGCAAGGTACATCAAGTCTGATCGTAGATGAGAGAGTGATGCACCAGGATCTAAATGGGGTTCCTCCAGGTGGTGGGTTTGAAGAGAGGGGATTCTGCAAAAGTGGTGCTGTATGTGATCTTAACTATGCGGTGCAGGGAATGGATCAAAATGTGGTTTACAACAGCGGTTCTTTCATCCAAAGAGGCAGTTCTCAAGCTGGCTGTACAGAGTTTGAATTGGACGACTTGTTGGATCCCGTACAGACGCCCTTCTCATTCACAAGCCTGCTGAGTGGTGGGGATCACCTATTCCAGGTTCGTCAAT ATGGAACTCGAGCGTGTAATAAGCCTCTTTACAATTTGAATTCACCAATTAGAAGAGAAGTAGTTGGGTCCGTCTTTGAAAGTTCTTTTCAATCTGTACCGTCAACGCCCAGTCTGTGCAGAACAGGTGAAAAGAATGGATTCCTTGAAAAGATAATTACTACCACTGGACATGAAATCACAGACCCGAAATCTGACAAAATGATGAAGAGCATTGTGGACTCGTCTGTTGTTAATTCAACGGAGGTTACTAAAGAAAATGATGGCAGGAGACAAGATGTTCTGGAGTTTGATCTGAACATGACACCTCAGCAGAAACCCtccaaaaggaaaaagaagttCATGCCCAAGGTGGTCGTGGAAGGCAAACCTAAAAGGAAGCCACGTAAACCTGCAACTCAGGAAAGTATGAAATCTAAAGAAACCGGGAGTAGCAAAAGGAAGAAAGCTCAAATGAAAAACTTGAAAGAATCAACCACTAAAAAGCAAGCCAATGTTGGACATATGAGCAACAAAATCCCTGAAGTCACACTCAAAAGTTGTAGAAAAGCTTTGAATTTTAGCTTGGAGGAATCTGGAGATGCGAGCCAAGGTGACTCTGTGGCTGAATTTGTCCAGAGTGGCTCAAAGTCATTTTCTGATATCAGAGATGCCACTGGTGGAACTAGTGGTAGCTTCCCGGATTCAGCAACACAAATAGAGCAGAGCAATGGATTGGTGGCTTCGAACCAGCCACTTGAAGCGTCAATGGGAAACCCGCCAGAAAAACTACCCAGAgtattacaagaaaattatacacAATTACTGGCCAGAGACCAACAACCTGAATTATTGATAGGAAATCAGCAACCCCAGTTCCCGGTGGCAACCCATAACACCCAGTTCCCAATGGGAAGCCAACAAGCTTGGCTTCAGATGAAAAACCAACTCATCGGCTTTCCATTCGATAACCAGAAACCTCCCATGACCATAAGAAACCAGCAACCTTGTTTGGCCATGGGTAATCAACAACCTATGTATCTTATAGGAACTCCACAGCCTGCATTGGTGAGTGAAAACCAGCAACTAGGAGGTCTACAAGGGAACAAGCAGCCTATATTTTTGAATCAGCAGACTTGTTTACCTGCTGGAAATCGACAATATGGATCACCGGCATACATGAATCAGCTTGTTATGTCAACCGGAGGGCAACAAGATGGACTACTGATCCAAGACCAACAACCTGGACTTTTGTTGAGAAACCAGCAACCTGGATCATCAATGAGAGGCCAGCAATGTTGTGAACCTTTGATGAACCAGCAACCTGGAACTCTAAAAGGTTTTACTCACTTGAATCGGATGGTAGCTGCCTGCATGTCATCACCTGGGCTTCGACGTCATTTTCAGTCACAAATTCCTGCAAAAAATCTTCATGCGGAATCTGTTACCAGGAGTTTGAATGGGACTGCAGGTACATGTCAGAGAAGCAGCACTACTGGTACTTTACAGCAAGATATCCATCTAGGAAATGAGTACATCCCTTCTCATGAGAGATCCAATGGTGATTACTTTGACGTATGCAAGAAAGAATTATCTCCAGTTATGGCTAAACTTGAGGAAGCCAGAGGCTCAAAGAGACAATATCATCGTGCAATGGGACAGGTGCATAACCATGATCTAAACTTAGCAGGTCGTTGGCCCTCCCTCCAACGGATTGCTCAATCACAAGATGTGGAGATACAGAACAGCACAACGTGTGGGGAATATTCTGAtgctaaaaagaaaattaaaatccagAAAATAGTCCACGCAAATCTGCATGGCATGCCACCTGAGGTAATAGAAGTCGAGGATGATCCAACTGATGGGgcaagaaaagataaaaatattgcCAGCATCATTAAAACTGGACCTAAAGCAATTTCGTGTCTAGTTCAGAAGTCTGCAGATAATGAGAAATTTATTGTCCCAAAAACTCCTGCAAAAAAGGGTCATGCAgggagaaaaaaatcaatacatcCGCCTTCTCATGCCTCAGATATCCAGCTTTGGCAACCTACTCCTCCAAAGACACCTTCATCAAGAAGTAAGGCTAAAGAGAAAGGGAGGAAGTCCATACCAGATACAGGAAAATTAAAAG GTCCATCAAGAGAACTTAAATGTGAGGATTCTATTGGAGAAATAATATACAGAATGCAGAATCTCACCCTAGGAGAGAAAAGTAGAGCACAAGAGCAAAATGCACTTGTCCTGTACAGAGCAGATGGTGCAGTTGTTCCATATGAGAGCAAGAAGAGAAAACCAAGGCCTAAAGTTGACCTTGATGATGAAACAGCTCGGATATGGAATTTATTGAtgggaaacagagaaaaaggtggggatgaagagatggataagaaaacagagaagtggtgggaagaagagaggagagttTTCCGAGGAAGGGCGGATTCATTCATCGCCCGTATGCATCTTGTACAAG GAGATAGACGTTTTTCACCATGGAAGGGATCGGTGGTTGATTCGGTCATTGGAGTTTTCCTTACCCAGAATGTCACGGATCACCTTTCAAG CTCTGCTTTCATGTCTCTAGCTGCTCGATTCCCTCCAAAATTAGGCAGCAATCGAGAAGATGAAACGAGTATTAGAAGCGTAGTTATTGAGGATCCAGAAGGGTGCATTCTGAACTTAAATGTCATTCCTTCGTTGCAGGAAAAGATTCAAAATCCATCTGACAAGCAAGTTTCTGAGGATGATAGTGGATCAAAAGAGCAACAAAGAGACTGTTCAAACTCTGGAATCGAAAGATTTGATTTCTTAGAGAACAGTAGTCAGAATTTAGAAGAGGAAGTATTATCATCACAAGATTCTTTTGATCCTGCGATATTTCAGTCATGTGGGAGGGTTGGATCCAGTTCATGTTCCAAATCAGACGCCGAGTTTTCTACACCCAG TTGTGAAACAAAAACTGTCAGTGGATCATCACAATCAGTGCAAACTGGGAGTCCAAACTTGTCTGTTGAAATTTGTCTCCAAGAGAATGAGAGACCGGTTCTATATGAAAGATCTAGTGAAGTTCAGATACAAGAAACTACAAATGTCGTTCAGAAGAAACCTGATCTTGACAAAACAATGAACTGCAAGGACCATCTCTCTTTTGGTCAGCCAAGCAATGATACTAACTGGCAAAAAAAAGGACCGACCAATCCTTTCAGTAGCTATGAGCAGAGTACGATTCGGCAGCCACATGTGCTAGACATAGAGGATTTTGGAATGCAAGGTGAAGGCCTTGGTTATTCGTGGCTGTCCATTTCACCGAGAGTTGACAGAGGAAAGAACAGAAATGTACCTCGCAGATTTTTCAGACAAGGTGGAAGTGTTCCAAGAGAATATTCAGGTCAGATCACACCATCCACGCCTCATGAATTACCAGTTATGGGATTTTCTGCTTCCGCAAGCACCCACGAAGTGCACCAGGGGGATGCCCAACATCAACCACATGAGATGAATAAAGCATCCCATTTACAGAAAACATTTATGGAGCTGCTCAACTCTTCTGAAGAATGTCTTACAAGACAGTCCAGTACCACACAGAACATCACAGATGGCTGTCCACCGAGAGATAGAACTCCTAAAGACGTGGTTGAATCAAATTCCATAAATAAAGAGCAGACGACAGTTGAATACAACGAGACGAATGCCACTATTGTGCGAGAGATGAAAGGGACTCTTGCTGATGGGAAAAAACCTACAAGTCAGTGGGATCGTCTCAGAAAAGATGTGGATGGGAATGAAGGGAGAAAGGAACGAAGCAAAGACAGCGTGGATTCCATAGACTATGAAGCAATAAGACGTGCTAGTATCAGTGAAATCTCCGAGGCTATTAAGGAAAGAGGAATGAATAACATGTTGGCGGTACGAATTAAG GATTTTCTTGAGCGGATAGTTAAAGATCACGGTGGTATCGACCTTGAATGGTTGCGAGATGTTCCTCCTGACAAAGCCAA GGACTATCTCTTGAGCATAAGAGGCCTGGGTTTGAAAAGTGTCGAATGCGTGCGACTCTTGACACTCCACAATCTTGCTTTCCCT GTTGACACAAATGTTGGAAGGATAGCCGTTAGGCTGGGATGGGTGCCTCTACAACCTTTACCTGAATCACTTCAGTTACACCTCCTAGAGCT ATACCCAGTGCTCGAGTCCATCCAAAAATTTCTTTGGCCAAGACTCTGCAAACTCGATCAACGAACACT GTATGAATTACACTACCAGCTTATTACGTTTGGAAAG GTTTTCTGCACAAAGAGTAGGCCAAATTGTAATGCATGTCCAATGAGAGGAGAATGCAGACATTTTGCCAGTGCTTATGCTAG TGCAAGACTTGCTTTGCCGGCACCAGACGAGAGGAGCTTAACCAGTTCAAATCTTCCAGCCCCTCCCGAGTCCTTTACTCCTAAAGCCATCCCGATGATGGAACTACCTCCTCCGCTGGAGAAATCCCTAACAAAGGGAGCACCATCAAATAGAGGAAACTGTGAACCAATAATTGAAGAGCCATCCTCGCCCGAACAAGAATGCACTGAGATAACAGAGAGTGACACTGAAGATGCTTACTACAATGAGGACCCTGACGAGATCCCAACAATAAAACTCAACATTGAACAGTTCGGCATGACCTTACGGGAACACATGGAAAGAAACATGGAGCTCCAAGACGGTGACATGTCCAAGGCTTTGGTTGCTTTAAATCCAACCAATACTTCTATTCCAACTCCCAAACTAAAGAACATAAGCCGTCTCAGGACAGAGCACCAAGT GTACGAGCTCCCGGATTCACATCCTCTCCTCAATGGT ATGGATAAAAGAGAACCAGATGATCCAAGTCCTTATCTTTTAGCTATTTGGACACCAG GTGAAACGGCGAATTCGGCTCAACCACCTGAACAGAAGTGTAAGGGGAAAGCTTCTGGCAAAATGTGTTTTGACGAGACTTGTCTAGAGTGTAACAGTGTGAGGGAAGCGAACTCACAGACAGTTAGAGGAACTCTTCTG ATACCTTGTCGAACTGCTATGAGAGGAAGTTTTCCGCTCAACGGTACTTACTTTCAAGTTAACGAG TTATTTGCAGACCATGATTCGAGTCTCAAACCCATTGATGTTCCTAGAGATTGGATATGGAAGCTACCTAGAAGGACTGTTTACTTCGGAACGTCAGTAACATCAATATTCAGAG GTCTTTCAACGGAGCAGATACAATACTGCTTTTGGAAAG GATTTGTATGTGTACGTGGATTCGAACAGAAGACAAGAGCACCACGTCCGTTGATGGCAAGGTTGCATTTTCCAGCGAGTAAATTGAAGAACAACAAGACCTAA
- the LOC104734468 gene encoding transcriptional activator DEMETER-like isoform X3 has protein sequence MMKSIVDSSVVNSTEVTKENDGRRQDVLEFDLNMTPQQKPSKRKKKFMPKVVVEGKPKRKPRKPATQESMKSKETGSSKRKKAQMKNLKESTTKKQANVGHMSNKIPEVTLKSCRKALNFSLEESGDASQGDSVAEFVQSGSKSFSDIRDATGGTSGSFPDSATQIEQSNGLVASNQPLEASMGNPPEKLPRVLQENYTQLLARDQQPELLIGNQQPQFPVATHNTQFPMGSQQAWLQMKNQLIGFPFDNQKPPMTIRNQQPCLAMGNQQPMYLIGTPQPALVSENQQLGGLQGNKQPIFLNQQTCLPAGNRQYGSPAYMNQLVMSTGGQQDGLLIQDQQPGLLLRNQQPGSSMRGQQCCEPLMNQQPGTLKGFTHLNRMVAACMSSPGLRRHFQSQIPAKNLHAESVTRSLNGTAGTCQRSSTTGTLQQDIHLGNEYIPSHERSNGDYFDVCKKELSPVMAKLEEARGSKRQYHRAMGQVHNHDLNLAGRWPSLQRIAQSQDVEIQNSTTCGEYSDAKKKIKIQKIVHANLHGMPPEVIEVEDDPTDGARKDKNIASIIKTGPKAISCLVQKSADNEKFIVPKTPAKKGHAGRKKSIHPPSHASDIQLWQPTPPKTPSSRSKAKEKGRKSIPDTGKLKGPSRELKCEDSIGEIIYRMQNLTLGEKSRAQEQNALVLYRADGAVVPYESKKRKPRPKVDLDDETARIWNLLMGNREKGGDEEMDKKTEKWWEEERRVFRGRADSFIARMHLVQGDRRFSPWKGSVVDSVIGVFLTQNVTDHLSSSAFMSLAARFPPKLGSNREDETSIRSVVIEDPEGCILNLNVIPSLQEKIQNPSDKQVSEDDSGSKEQQRDCSNSGIERFDFLENSSQNLEEEVLSSQDSFDPAIFQSCGRVGSSSCSKSDAEFSTPSCETKTVSGSSQSVQTGSPNLSVEICLQENERPVLYERSSEVQIQETTNVVQKKPDLDKTMNCKDHLSFGQPSNDTNWQKKGPTNPFSSYEQSTIRQPHVLDIEDFGMQGEGLGYSWLSISPRVDRGKNRNVPRRFFRQGGSVPREYSGQITPSTPHELPVMGFSASASTHEVHQGDAQHQPHEMNKASHLQKTFMELLNSSEECLTRQSSTTQNITDGCPPRDRTPKDVVESNSINKEQTTVEYNETNATIVREMKGTLADGKKPTSQWDRLRKDVDGNEGRKERSKDSVDSIDYEAIRRASISEISEAIKERGMNNMLAVRIKDFLERIVKDHGGIDLEWLRDVPPDKAKDYLLSIRGLGLKSVECVRLLTLHNLAFPVDTNVGRIAVRLGWVPLQPLPESLQLHLLELYPVLESIQKFLWPRLCKLDQRTLYELHYQLITFGKVFCTKSRPNCNACPMRGECRHFASAYASARLALPAPDERSLTSSNLPAPPESFTPKAIPMMELPPPLEKSLTKGAPSNRGNCEPIIEEPSSPEQECTEITESDTEDAYYNEDPDEIPTIKLNIEQFGMTLREHMERNMELQDGDMSKALVALNPTNTSIPTPKLKNISRLRTEHQVYELPDSHPLLNGMDKREPDDPSPYLLAIWTPGETANSAQPPEQKCKGKASGKMCFDETCLECNSVREANSQTVRGTLLIPCRTAMRGSFPLNGTYFQVNELFADHDSSLKPIDVPRDWIWKLPRRTVYFGTSVTSIFRGLSTEQIQYCFWKGFVCVRGFEQKTRAPRPLMARLHFPASKLKNNKT, from the exons ATGATGAAGAGCATTGTGGACTCGTCTGTTGTTAATTCAACGGAGGTTACTAAAGAAAATGATGGCAGGAGACAAGATGTTCTGGAGTTTGATCTGAACATGACACCTCAGCAGAAACCCtccaaaaggaaaaagaagttCATGCCCAAGGTGGTCGTGGAAGGCAAACCTAAAAGGAAGCCACGTAAACCTGCAACTCAGGAAAGTATGAAATCTAAAGAAACCGGGAGTAGCAAAAGGAAGAAAGCTCAAATGAAAAACTTGAAAGAATCAACCACTAAAAAGCAAGCCAATGTTGGACATATGAGCAACAAAATCCCTGAAGTCACACTCAAAAGTTGTAGAAAAGCTTTGAATTTTAGCTTGGAGGAATCTGGAGATGCGAGCCAAGGTGACTCTGTGGCTGAATTTGTCCAGAGTGGCTCAAAGTCATTTTCTGATATCAGAGATGCCACTGGTGGAACTAGTGGTAGCTTCCCGGATTCAGCAACACAAATAGAGCAGAGCAATGGATTGGTGGCTTCGAACCAGCCACTTGAAGCGTCAATGGGAAACCCGCCAGAAAAACTACCCAGAgtattacaagaaaattatacacAATTACTGGCCAGAGACCAACAACCTGAATTATTGATAGGAAATCAGCAACCCCAGTTCCCGGTGGCAACCCATAACACCCAGTTCCCAATGGGAAGCCAACAAGCTTGGCTTCAGATGAAAAACCAACTCATCGGCTTTCCATTCGATAACCAGAAACCTCCCATGACCATAAGAAACCAGCAACCTTGTTTGGCCATGGGTAATCAACAACCTATGTATCTTATAGGAACTCCACAGCCTGCATTGGTGAGTGAAAACCAGCAACTAGGAGGTCTACAAGGGAACAAGCAGCCTATATTTTTGAATCAGCAGACTTGTTTACCTGCTGGAAATCGACAATATGGATCACCGGCATACATGAATCAGCTTGTTATGTCAACCGGAGGGCAACAAGATGGACTACTGATCCAAGACCAACAACCTGGACTTTTGTTGAGAAACCAGCAACCTGGATCATCAATGAGAGGCCAGCAATGTTGTGAACCTTTGATGAACCAGCAACCTGGAACTCTAAAAGGTTTTACTCACTTGAATCGGATGGTAGCTGCCTGCATGTCATCACCTGGGCTTCGACGTCATTTTCAGTCACAAATTCCTGCAAAAAATCTTCATGCGGAATCTGTTACCAGGAGTTTGAATGGGACTGCAGGTACATGTCAGAGAAGCAGCACTACTGGTACTTTACAGCAAGATATCCATCTAGGAAATGAGTACATCCCTTCTCATGAGAGATCCAATGGTGATTACTTTGACGTATGCAAGAAAGAATTATCTCCAGTTATGGCTAAACTTGAGGAAGCCAGAGGCTCAAAGAGACAATATCATCGTGCAATGGGACAGGTGCATAACCATGATCTAAACTTAGCAGGTCGTTGGCCCTCCCTCCAACGGATTGCTCAATCACAAGATGTGGAGATACAGAACAGCACAACGTGTGGGGAATATTCTGAtgctaaaaagaaaattaaaatccagAAAATAGTCCACGCAAATCTGCATGGCATGCCACCTGAGGTAATAGAAGTCGAGGATGATCCAACTGATGGGgcaagaaaagataaaaatattgcCAGCATCATTAAAACTGGACCTAAAGCAATTTCGTGTCTAGTTCAGAAGTCTGCAGATAATGAGAAATTTATTGTCCCAAAAACTCCTGCAAAAAAGGGTCATGCAgggagaaaaaaatcaatacatcCGCCTTCTCATGCCTCAGATATCCAGCTTTGGCAACCTACTCCTCCAAAGACACCTTCATCAAGAAGTAAGGCTAAAGAGAAAGGGAGGAAGTCCATACCAGATACAGGAAAATTAAAAG GTCCATCAAGAGAACTTAAATGTGAGGATTCTATTGGAGAAATAATATACAGAATGCAGAATCTCACCCTAGGAGAGAAAAGTAGAGCACAAGAGCAAAATGCACTTGTCCTGTACAGAGCAGATGGTGCAGTTGTTCCATATGAGAGCAAGAAGAGAAAACCAAGGCCTAAAGTTGACCTTGATGATGAAACAGCTCGGATATGGAATTTATTGAtgggaaacagagaaaaaggtggggatgaagagatggataagaaaacagagaagtggtgggaagaagagaggagagttTTCCGAGGAAGGGCGGATTCATTCATCGCCCGTATGCATCTTGTACAAG GAGATAGACGTTTTTCACCATGGAAGGGATCGGTGGTTGATTCGGTCATTGGAGTTTTCCTTACCCAGAATGTCACGGATCACCTTTCAAG CTCTGCTTTCATGTCTCTAGCTGCTCGATTCCCTCCAAAATTAGGCAGCAATCGAGAAGATGAAACGAGTATTAGAAGCGTAGTTATTGAGGATCCAGAAGGGTGCATTCTGAACTTAAATGTCATTCCTTCGTTGCAGGAAAAGATTCAAAATCCATCTGACAAGCAAGTTTCTGAGGATGATAGTGGATCAAAAGAGCAACAAAGAGACTGTTCAAACTCTGGAATCGAAAGATTTGATTTCTTAGAGAACAGTAGTCAGAATTTAGAAGAGGAAGTATTATCATCACAAGATTCTTTTGATCCTGCGATATTTCAGTCATGTGGGAGGGTTGGATCCAGTTCATGTTCCAAATCAGACGCCGAGTTTTCTACACCCAGTTGTGAAACAAAAACTGTCAGTGGATCATCACAATCAGTGCAAACTGGGAGTCCAAACTTGTCTGTTGAA ATTTGTCTCCAAGAGAATGAGAGACCGGTTCTATATGAAAGATCTAGTGAAGTTCAGATACAAGAAACTACAAATGTCGTTCAGAAGAAACCTGATCTTGACAAAACAATGAACTGCAAGGACCATCTCTCTTTTGGTCAGCCAAGCAATGATACTAACTGGCAAAAAAAAGGACCGACCAATCCTTTCAGTAGCTATGAGCAGAGTACGATTCGGCAGCCACATGTGCTAGACATAGAGGATTTTGGAATGCAAGGTGAAGGCCTTGGTTATTCGTGGCTGTCCATTTCACCGAGAGTTGACAGAGGAAAGAACAGAAATGTACCTCGCAGATTTTTCAGACAAGGTGGAAGTGTTCCAAGAGAATATTCAGGTCAGATCACACCATCCACGCCTCATGAATTACCAGTTATGGGATTTTCTGCTTCCGCAAGCACCCACGAAGTGCACCAGGGGGATGCCCAACATCAACCACATGAGATGAATAAAGCATCCCATTTACAGAAAACATTTATGGAGCTGCTCAACTCTTCTGAAGAATGTCTTACAAGACAGTCCAGTACCACACAGAACATCACAGATGGCTGTCCACCGAGAGATAGAACTCCTAAAGACGTGGTTGAATCAAATTCCATAAATAAAGAGCAGACGACAGTTGAATACAACGAGACGAATGCCACTATTGTGCGAGAGATGAAAGGGACTCTTGCTGATGGGAAAAAACCTACAAGTCAGTGGGATCGTCTCAGAAAAGATGTGGATGGGAATGAAGGGAGAAAGGAACGAAGCAAAGACAGCGTGGATTCCATAGACTATGAAGCAATAAGACGTGCTAGTATCAGTGAAATCTCCGAGGCTATTAAGGAAAGAGGAATGAATAACATGTTGGCGGTACGAATTAAG GATTTTCTTGAGCGGATAGTTAAAGATCACGGTGGTATCGACCTTGAATGGTTGCGAGATGTTCCTCCTGACAAAGCCAA GGACTATCTCTTGAGCATAAGAGGCCTGGGTTTGAAAAGTGTCGAATGCGTGCGACTCTTGACACTCCACAATCTTGCTTTCCCT GTTGACACAAATGTTGGAAGGATAGCCGTTAGGCTGGGATGGGTGCCTCTACAACCTTTACCTGAATCACTTCAGTTACACCTCCTAGAGCT ATACCCAGTGCTCGAGTCCATCCAAAAATTTCTTTGGCCAAGACTCTGCAAACTCGATCAACGAACACT GTATGAATTACACTACCAGCTTATTACGTTTGGAAAG GTTTTCTGCACAAAGAGTAGGCCAAATTGTAATGCATGTCCAATGAGAGGAGAATGCAGACATTTTGCCAGTGCTTATGCTAG TGCAAGACTTGCTTTGCCGGCACCAGACGAGAGGAGCTTAACCAGTTCAAATCTTCCAGCCCCTCCCGAGTCCTTTACTCCTAAAGCCATCCCGATGATGGAACTACCTCCTCCGCTGGAGAAATCCCTAACAAAGGGAGCACCATCAAATAGAGGAAACTGTGAACCAATAATTGAAGAGCCATCCTCGCCCGAACAAGAATGCACTGAGATAACAGAGAGTGACACTGAAGATGCTTACTACAATGAGGACCCTGACGAGATCCCAACAATAAAACTCAACATTGAACAGTTCGGCATGACCTTACGGGAACACATGGAAAGAAACATGGAGCTCCAAGACGGTGACATGTCCAAGGCTTTGGTTGCTTTAAATCCAACCAATACTTCTATTCCAACTCCCAAACTAAAGAACATAAGCCGTCTCAGGACAGAGCACCAAGT GTACGAGCTCCCGGATTCACATCCTCTCCTCAATGGT ATGGATAAAAGAGAACCAGATGATCCAAGTCCTTATCTTTTAGCTATTTGGACACCAG GTGAAACGGCGAATTCGGCTCAACCACCTGAACAGAAGTGTAAGGGGAAAGCTTCTGGCAAAATGTGTTTTGACGAGACTTGTCTAGAGTGTAACAGTGTGAGGGAAGCGAACTCACAGACAGTTAGAGGAACTCTTCTG ATACCTTGTCGAACTGCTATGAGAGGAAGTTTTCCGCTCAACGGTACTTACTTTCAAGTTAACGAG TTATTTGCAGACCATGATTCGAGTCTCAAACCCATTGATGTTCCTAGAGATTGGATATGGAAGCTACCTAGAAGGACTGTTTACTTCGGAACGTCAGTAACATCAATATTCAGAG GTCTTTCAACGGAGCAGATACAATACTGCTTTTGGAAAG GATTTGTATGTGTACGTGGATTCGAACAGAAGACAAGAGCACCACGTCCGTTGATGGCAAGGTTGCATTTTCCAGCGAGTAAATTGAAGAACAACAAGACCTAA